Proteins from one Oscillatoria nigro-viridis PCC 7112 genomic window:
- the lpxA gene encoding acyl-ACP--UDP-N-acetylglucosamine O-acyltransferase: MLTLIHPTAVIHPRAELHPTVEVGAYAVIGERVKIGPDTKIGAHAIIDGLTEIGARNQIFPGAAIGLEPQDLKYEGSLTRVKIGDNNLIREYVTINRATGAGESTTIGNHNLLMAYVHVGHNCAIADRVIIANAVALAGHVKIESQARLSGVLGVHQFVQIGRLSMVGGLSRIDRDVPPYMLVEGNPSRVRAINKIGLERAGFTAEDLLVLKKTFRILYRSGYTLDRALEQLDLLPENPHLQHLQRFVQQSVTKGRRGLIPGKK; this comes from the coding sequence ATGCTTACTTTGATTCACCCAACTGCTGTGATTCATCCCCGCGCCGAACTTCACCCGACTGTAGAAGTGGGAGCTTATGCTGTAATTGGGGAAAGAGTGAAAATCGGGCCGGATACTAAGATTGGCGCCCATGCAATTATCGACGGGCTAACAGAAATAGGCGCTCGAAATCAAATTTTCCCCGGTGCGGCGATTGGTTTGGAACCTCAAGATTTGAAATACGAGGGTTCTCTGACTAGGGTGAAAATTGGCGACAACAATCTCATTCGGGAATACGTGACGATCAACCGCGCTACTGGAGCCGGGGAAAGCACGACTATTGGCAATCATAATCTATTGATGGCTTATGTTCATGTGGGACACAATTGCGCGATCGCCGATCGAGTAATTATCGCCAATGCTGTAGCCTTAGCCGGACACGTTAAAATCGAGTCTCAAGCCCGATTGAGCGGTGTTTTGGGCGTTCACCAGTTTGTCCAGATCGGCCGCTTGTCTATGGTGGGCGGCTTGAGCAGGATCGATCGAGACGTACCTCCTTATATGCTAGTCGAGGGGAATCCTTCGAGAGTGCGAGCCATCAACAAAATAGGTCTCGAACGCGCCGGTTTTACAGCAGAAGATTTGCTAGTTTTGAAGAAAACTTTTCGTATTCTATACCGTTCTGGCTACACTCTCGATCGAGCTTTGGAACAGTTGGATTTGTTGCCGGAAAACCCCCACTTGCAGCACCTGCAGAGATTTGTGCAGCAGTCTGTAACCAAAGGGCGGCGCGGTTTGATTCCTGGCAAAAAGTGA
- a CDS encoding Uma2 family endonuclease produces MNVYTSVKSTSPETEPDGCIRFSDISWEQFEAIEAAFKDFRGVKFFYLDRLLQIMTVSPEHEIIKKTLCMLLEAYMRANGIRFYGKGGPTLGNRELGGRKEPDDSYDIGTQKIVPDIAIEVVITSGGINTLEFYKRLGVLEVWFWQNSQLSLYYLTGENYEQISRSTFLPDLDLELLLRCAKEPDRYDAVTELLANISPV; encoded by the coding sequence ATGAATGTATATACTTCAGTCAAATCTACATCCCCTGAAACAGAACCAGATGGCTGCATCAGGTTCTCAGATATTAGTTGGGAGCAATTTGAAGCTATAGAAGCAGCATTTAAAGATTTCCGAGGTGTGAAATTTTTCTATCTCGATCGACTGCTGCAAATTATGACTGTCTCGCCCGAACACGAAATAATCAAGAAAACTCTCTGTATGCTGCTAGAGGCATATATGAGAGCAAATGGGATTCGATTTTACGGCAAGGGCGGCCCGACTCTAGGTAACAGAGAATTAGGCGGTAGAAAAGAGCCGGATGATTCCTATGATATAGGAACGCAAAAAATAGTCCCAGATATTGCGATTGAAGTGGTAATTACCAGCGGCGGGATAAATACTCTAGAATTCTACAAAAGATTGGGCGTTCTGGAAGTCTGGTTTTGGCAAAATAGTCAGTTATCTCTCTATTACTTAACAGGTGAAAATTACGAGCAGATTTCCCGGAGTACATTCCTTCCCGATCTAGACTTAGAATTACTCCTACGCTGTGCTAAGGAGCCCGATCGATATGATGCTGTTACCGAGTTATTAGCAAACATCTCACCTGTTTAA
- the lpxB gene encoding lipid-A-disaccharide synthase → MKIFISTGEVSGDLQGALLVAALKRHAVAAGLELEITGLGGPRMAEAGATILGDTVGIGSMGLIESVPYILPTIQVQQKAKQYLKNFRPDAVVLIDYLTPNLGIGSYIRRCLPDLPVVWYIAPQEWVWSISPRNTDLIVNICDQLLAIFPEEACYYREKGAEVSWVGHPLVDRMQSAPSREVARKTLGIVPEQVSIALIPASRHQELKYLMPVIFEAAQIIQAKLPEVHFLIPLANKAFRSKIEQAIENYGLRATLLENQTLEILAAADLAITKSGTVNLELALLDVPQVVLYRVSPITAMIARHVLKFSIPFMSPPNLVQMKPIVPELLQDEATAENIVNHALELLQNADRRQQMKAGYREMRESLGDVGVCDRAAAEIMKNVKLNTAY, encoded by the coding sequence ATGAAAATTTTTATCAGCACTGGTGAGGTTTCTGGCGATTTGCAAGGAGCTTTGTTAGTTGCCGCCTTAAAACGTCACGCTGTCGCCGCCGGTTTGGAGTTAGAAATAACAGGATTGGGCGGCCCTCGTATGGCGGAAGCGGGTGCTACTATTTTAGGCGATACTGTGGGCATTGGTTCTATGGGCCTCATAGAATCAGTGCCGTATATTTTGCCCACGATCCAAGTTCAGCAAAAAGCTAAACAATATCTCAAAAACTTTCGCCCCGATGCTGTTGTATTGATTGATTATTTGACTCCAAATCTCGGTATTGGCAGCTACATCCGCCGCTGTTTGCCTGATTTGCCGGTGGTTTGGTACATCGCACCTCAAGAATGGGTTTGGTCGATTTCTCCTCGCAATACGGATCTGATTGTCAATATTTGCGACCAACTTTTGGCAATTTTCCCCGAAGAAGCTTGTTATTATCGAGAAAAAGGAGCCGAAGTTAGTTGGGTTGGGCATCCTTTGGTGGATAGAATGCAATCTGCGCCCAGCCGGGAAGTTGCCCGCAAAACTTTGGGAATTGTGCCGGAACAGGTGTCGATCGCCCTAATTCCCGCTTCCAGACACCAAGAACTCAAGTACCTGATGCCGGTTATATTTGAAGCAGCTCAAATTATTCAAGCTAAATTGCCGGAAGTTCATTTTTTGATTCCGCTTGCTAACAAAGCTTTCCGCAGCAAAATCGAACAGGCGATCGAGAATTACGGTTTGCGGGCTACTCTGTTAGAAAATCAAACTCTGGAAATATTAGCCGCTGCCGATCTGGCGATTACTAAATCTGGTACTGTTAATCTGGAGTTGGCTTTGCTGGATGTTCCGCAAGTTGTCCTCTATCGCGTCAGTCCGATTACGGCGATGATTGCTCGCCACGTGCTGAAATTTTCGATTCCTTTTATGTCTCCGCCCAATTTGGTGCAAATGAAGCCGATCGTCCCGGAGTTGCTGCAAGACGAGGCGACTGCGGAAAATATAGTCAACCACGCACTGGAATTGCTGCAAAATGCCGATCGGCGCCAGCAAATGAAAGCAGGTTATCGGGAAATGCGGGAAAGTCTCGGAGATGTGGGTGTGTGCGATCGGGCCGCTGCGGAAATCATGAAAAATGTTAAATTAAATACAGCTTATTAA
- a CDS encoding DNA cytosine methyltransferase → MPSNRKKRPIAVDLFAGAGGMTLGFEQAGFDVLASVEIDPIHCATHEFNFPLCSILCKDVTALTGSEIRKKSALGRREIDVVISGSPCQGFSMMGKRDVDDPRNSLIFHFQRLVLELKPKFFVMENVPGIASGEHKELLNILISSFLKCGYKVEENYQVLNAVNYGVPQARKRLFLIGCKEGYELPKYPQQTTILPKIKIPKRYKKINLPAVPTVWDAIGDLPDVDNYSELLHRDWVIAEYGKCSTYASIMRGIDGLDDDYSYDREYDRQILSCSLRTKHSQECMERFQAAKHGEKEPISRFYKLHPDGVCNTLRAGTDRARGAYTSPRPIHPIAPRCITVREAARLHSYPDWFRFHVTKWHGFRQVGNSVPPLLAKAVAAQIISALGVIAIKPSLKLTWGDDSLLKLNWSEAEQYYLKN, encoded by the coding sequence ATGCCAAGCAATCGGAAAAAGCGACCGATCGCTGTTGATTTATTTGCAGGCGCGGGCGGCATGACCCTGGGCTTTGAACAAGCAGGTTTTGATGTACTTGCATCAGTCGAAATTGACCCTATTCACTGCGCCACACACGAGTTTAATTTCCCGCTGTGTTCTATTCTTTGCAAAGATGTCACAGCGCTTACGGGTTCAGAAATTCGGAAAAAATCGGCGCTCGGGCGGCGCGAGATAGACGTAGTAATCAGCGGTTCGCCCTGTCAAGGATTCTCCATGATGGGCAAGCGCGATGTGGACGACCCGCGAAATTCTCTAATCTTTCACTTTCAGCGCTTAGTTTTGGAGCTAAAGCCCAAGTTTTTTGTAATGGAAAATGTGCCGGGAATTGCATCAGGAGAACACAAAGAACTCCTGAATATTTTAATTAGCTCTTTTCTGAAATGTGGCTATAAAGTAGAAGAAAATTATCAAGTTCTCAATGCTGTTAACTATGGAGTACCGCAAGCTCGCAAACGATTGTTTTTGATTGGGTGCAAAGAAGGTTATGAGCTACCAAAATACCCTCAGCAAACTACTATACTGCCTAAAATTAAAATTCCTAAACGCTATAAAAAAATTAATTTACCTGCTGTCCCGACAGTTTGGGATGCGATTGGAGATTTGCCGGATGTGGACAACTACAGCGAGTTGCTGCACCGAGATTGGGTAATCGCGGAATACGGAAAGTGCAGCACTTATGCGAGTATAATGCGCGGAATAGATGGTTTGGATGATGATTATTCCTACGATCGCGAGTACGATCGACAAATCCTCTCTTGTAGTTTGCGAACTAAACATTCTCAGGAATGTATGGAAAGGTTTCAGGCGGCCAAACACGGCGAAAAAGAGCCGATCAGCCGTTTTTACAAGCTTCACCCCGACGGAGTTTGCAACACTCTCAGGGCGGGAACCGACAGGGCGAGGGGGGCTTATACTTCGCCGAGACCGATTCACCCGATCGCCCCTCGGTGCATTACAGTCAGAGAAGCTGCGCGGCTGCATTCCTATCCTGACTGGTTTAGATTTCACGTTACAAAATGGCACGGTTTTCGCCAAGTCGGAAATTCTGTACCGCCGCTATTGGCTAAAGCTGTTGCAGCGCAGATTATTAGCGCTTTGGGCGTGATAGCAATTAAGCCGAGTCTCAAGCTGACATGGGGAGATGATTCGTTGCTGAAGCTGAATTGGTCGGAAGCAGAACAATATTATCTAAAAAATTAA
- a CDS encoding chemotaxis protein CheW — protein MLILLFCVYDDRYTLDCTPVVEIVPTLPTLTLKKLHSAPEYIPGLFNYPGHLVLVIELCSRIQGLCPALNWG, from the coding sequence ATGTTGATTTTGCTATTTTGTGTATATGACGATCGCTACACCTTGGATTGCACACCAGTAGTCGAAATAGTTCCCACTCTCCCCACTCTCACCTTGAAAAAACTGCACAGCGCGCCGGAATACATTCCCGGTTTGTTTAACTACCCAGGACATCTTGTGCTGGTCATCGAACTGTGTTCGCGGATACAGGGACTTTGCCCTGCGCTTAATTGGGGGTAG
- a CDS encoding BON domain-containing protein, with translation MGWFKRLFGLEKPEAPAEPMAQVVQQAAQAQSIAPAKVGPDGNFDESGLAKRVALAFDSDSEVADIETVYVAQLSGTVVLKGQVPSQEILDKLVAIASAEEGATGVQTDQVTVG, from the coding sequence ATGGGTTGGTTTAAAAGACTGTTCGGACTCGAAAAGCCTGAAGCCCCGGCTGAACCGATGGCACAAGTAGTACAGCAAGCAGCACAAGCGCAATCCATCGCTCCTGCTAAAGTCGGCCCAGACGGAAATTTTGACGAAAGCGGCCTCGCGAAGCGGGTGGCTTTAGCTTTTGACAGCGATTCAGAAGTTGCTGATATCGAGACAGTTTATGTAGCTCAGCTCAGCGGCACGGTTGTTCTCAAAGGTCAAGTTCCGAGTCAGGAAATTCTCGACAAGTTGGTGGCGATCGCCTCTGCTGAAGAAGGTGCCACAGGCGTGCAAACCGATCAGGTGACAGTCGGCTAG
- a CDS encoding DUF4278 domain-containing protein — MKLTYRGVNYEYDIPTVDMIEGEVAGKYRGQNWNYRYPRHIPVPQKYGGPNHTKKRDAQAGDRDVAAARASAAVEYYPTVVEVAQVHQANICNILDRRKQAAKAKGDETLLRLLEMESRQMVC; from the coding sequence ATGAAACTCACTTATCGCGGCGTAAACTACGAGTACGACATTCCGACAGTAGATATGATCGAAGGTGAAGTCGCGGGCAAATATCGGGGCCAAAACTGGAACTATCGCTATCCGAGACACATTCCGGTGCCCCAAAAATACGGCGGCCCAAACCATACCAAAAAGCGAGATGCTCAAGCTGGCGATCGGGATGTCGCAGCAGCTCGCGCCTCAGCGGCGGTGGAATATTACCCAACAGTTGTGGAAGTGGCGCAAGTTCACCAGGCGAATATTTGCAATATTCTCGATCGTAGAAAGCAAGCAGCCAAAGCCAAGGGCGACGAAACACTGCTGCGCTTGCTAGAAATGGAGTCGAGACAGATGGTGTGTTAG
- a CDS encoding RtcB family protein, translating to MPYEKLDISTPKPVLSWANHALGEKETKMAANVASLPFVFKHVALMPDVHLGKGALVGSVIATKEAIIPAAVGVDIGCGMMAVKMPFTANKLEGKLKLIRLDIEAAIPVGFAENKEVEKTVTNWQGWREFKELHQGVQHQDNKALKQMGSLGGGNHFIEVCVDTENFVWLMLHSGSRGIGNLLAQHHIDTAKDLAKLAEISLADKDLAYFVAGTPEFAAYWHDLQWAQDYARFNRDVMMNRFKRIVEKHVAGGKSVKPLLEVNCHHNYAEKEVHFGEEVYVTRKGAVRADVEDYGIIPGSMGAKSFIVKGKGNAESYCSCSHGAGRLMSRNQAKNVFTLDDFVRQTEGVECRKDEQFLDEIPGAYKPIDLVMSQQSDLVEVVATLKQVVCVKG from the coding sequence ATGCCCTACGAAAAATTAGACATATCAACCCCAAAACCAGTATTATCTTGGGCAAATCACGCCCTGGGCGAAAAAGAAACCAAGATGGCCGCAAACGTAGCATCTTTGCCCTTTGTATTCAAACACGTCGCCCTAATGCCCGACGTACATTTAGGAAAAGGTGCTTTAGTCGGTTCAGTAATTGCCACAAAAGAAGCGATTATTCCGGCTGCTGTGGGCGTGGATATTGGCTGCGGTATGATGGCGGTGAAAATGCCTTTCACCGCCAACAAATTAGAAGGGAAACTCAAACTAATTCGACTCGACATCGAAGCCGCAATTCCCGTGGGATTTGCGGAAAATAAAGAAGTAGAAAAAACGGTCACTAACTGGCAGGGATGGCGAGAATTTAAGGAACTTCATCAAGGCGTGCAGCACCAAGATAATAAAGCTTTAAAACAAATGGGTTCCCTCGGCGGCGGCAATCATTTTATTGAGGTTTGCGTTGATACTGAAAACTTTGTTTGGCTGATGCTGCATTCCGGTTCTCGCGGCATTGGAAATTTGCTCGCACAGCACCATATCGACACTGCAAAAGATTTAGCTAAACTGGCAGAAATTAGTTTGGCTGACAAAGATTTGGCTTATTTTGTAGCGGGTACGCCGGAGTTTGCGGCTTATTGGCACGATTTGCAGTGGGCGCAAGATTATGCTCGTTTTAATCGCGATGTAATGATGAATCGGTTTAAGCGAATTGTGGAAAAGCACGTTGCGGGCGGCAAATCTGTTAAGCCGTTATTAGAGGTGAATTGCCACCACAATTACGCGGAAAAAGAGGTGCATTTTGGGGAAGAGGTGTATGTGACTCGCAAGGGTGCGGTGCGCGCGGATGTAGAGGATTACGGGATTATTCCGGGTTCGATGGGGGCGAAATCTTTTATTGTTAAAGGGAAGGGAAATGCTGAAAGTTACTGTAGTTGCAGTCACGGTGCGGGGCGGTTGATGTCTCGCAATCAAGCGAAGAATGTATTTACTCTCGATGATTTTGTGCGGCAGACTGAGGGAGTTGAGTGCCGGAAAGATGAGCAATTTTTAGATGAAATTCCGGGGGCTTATAAGCCGATCGATCTGGTGATGAGTCAGCAGTCGGATTTGGTGGAAGTTGTGGCGACTTTGAAGCAGGTGGTTTGCGTGAAGGGGTGA
- a CDS encoding efflux RND transporter permease subunit: protein MTPDKPGFSISATAIRRHIGTLMLTLAIIIVGFFYITQLPVDLLPSITYPRIGVRLNAPGVSPEVAIDEVTRPLEQGLSATEGVMQVFSRTREGQVSVDLFFKPGGNIDQALNDATAAVNRIRNRLPDTVESPTLFKVDPSQQPIYEFALTSNSLQGVDLRVFADEELSRELNVIPGIAAIDVAGGVQEEIQVNIDLNRLQSLGVSISDVLSALESRNLDTSGGRLRQEAAEPLTRTVGRFRNAKEIQEISFQASGSNPPKRVFLRDFARVIDGTEEERVKVFLNQKSAVKISIQKQPDANTISVVDGIKKRLEELKESGAIPEGTTIVNTFDESKFIRDSISNVLFSGLTGAVLAGAAVLLFLASLRQTLIIVLAIPLATLMAIILMGVFGLSLNVFSLGGLALGVGIVVDNSIVMLENIVEGTSNTNSANGKQRLSNKQLIQQAEKSSQELESALFASTMTNLVAVLPFLLIGGLVSLLFNELILTITFSVAASLIVGLTVVPMMASRLLALRVSSGLSKFWPLRAFDRAFTNATAGYGKFLSGIVRWRLTIIAVAIIGLGGGSWLMAGQIPQEILPRINTGQARLFALFPAGTNLATNQKIMAEADKIILSQPETLYTLTTVGGLLFGNNTVENVLRGGCNITLKPGTNTLNFVQRVTQELNKKIDLPKNTRLRLNPENVRGLILTNSPVRGAEVDVLLQGENEQILQQTGREILATLDRKVTLATFRPDADPQQPEVQIRPNWEQAEIYGLNARQIGEAIQTAIQGSVPTQLQRGNRLVDVRVQFDRASVQSISALKFIPLTARDNSIIRLSDVANIELGKAPGEIQRLNQRQVFLIAGNVNKGASLGEALKQVDAVLSEIKLPPGVRVIPSSAAETNRELQSSLIVLGSLAAFLVFVVMAVQYNSLVDPLVIMLTVPLALAGGIFGLYATKTAIGATVIVGAILLVGIVVNNAIIMVELANQILEDEKVDRTTAILRAAPQRLRPILMTTITTVLGLFPLALGIGDGSEFLQPLGVVVFSGLSLATLLTLFIIPCFYILLHDFFGMFAAKKKPQVVAIPVQKAGRKNANL from the coding sequence ATGACCCCCGACAAACCCGGATTCAGTATTAGCGCGACGGCCATTCGCCGCCACATCGGCACCCTCATGCTGACACTTGCTATTATAATCGTGGGCTTTTTCTACATCACCCAACTGCCCGTTGACTTGCTGCCCTCCATCACCTATCCCCGGATTGGCGTGCGCTTAAACGCCCCCGGAGTCTCCCCAGAAGTAGCAATAGACGAAGTTACCCGCCCCCTCGAACAAGGACTTTCCGCCACTGAAGGCGTCATGCAAGTTTTCTCGCGGACTCGCGAAGGACAAGTCAGCGTCGATTTATTCTTCAAACCCGGGGGCAACATCGACCAGGCTCTCAACGACGCCACCGCCGCTGTCAACCGCATCCGCAACCGACTTCCCGATACAGTTGAATCGCCCACTCTCTTCAAAGTTGACCCTTCCCAGCAGCCGATTTACGAATTTGCCCTCACTTCCAACTCCTTGCAAGGAGTGGATTTGCGCGTATTTGCCGACGAAGAATTATCCAGAGAATTAAACGTAATTCCAGGAATCGCAGCAATTGACGTTGCCGGCGGCGTGCAAGAAGAAATTCAAGTAAATATTGACTTAAATCGGTTGCAATCTTTAGGTGTCAGTATTTCCGACGTTTTATCAGCGCTCGAGTCCCGCAACCTCGACACTTCCGGCGGGCGGCTGCGGCAAGAAGCAGCGGAACCTTTAACCCGCACCGTCGGGCGGTTTCGGAATGCAAAAGAAATTCAGGAAATTTCTTTTCAAGCATCGGGTTCTAATCCGCCCAAACGAGTGTTTTTGCGCGATTTTGCTCGGGTAATTGACGGTACAGAAGAAGAACGAGTTAAAGTATTTCTCAATCAGAAATCAGCCGTAAAAATTAGCATTCAAAAGCAGCCGGACGCGAATACAATCTCAGTTGTAGACGGCATCAAAAAGCGGCTAGAAGAATTAAAAGAATCCGGGGCAATTCCCGAAGGCACGACTATCGTCAATACCTTCGACGAGTCTAAGTTCATCCGCGATTCTATTAGCAACGTCTTATTTTCTGGTTTGACCGGGGCTGTTTTAGCGGGGGCTGCTGTTTTGCTGTTCCTCGCTTCCCTGCGCCAAACTTTGATTATTGTCTTGGCAATTCCCCTCGCAACTTTAATGGCGATTATCCTGATGGGAGTTTTTGGCCTATCTCTGAACGTTTTCAGTTTGGGCGGTTTGGCGCTGGGTGTGGGAATTGTGGTCGATAACTCGATCGTGATGCTGGAGAATATTGTCGAAGGAACCAGCAATACAAACAGTGCCAACGGCAAGCAGCGTTTAAGTAACAAGCAGTTGATTCAGCAAGCAGAAAAAAGCAGCCAAGAATTAGAATCAGCTTTATTTGCTTCCACCATGACTAACTTAGTTGCCGTACTGCCATTTTTGCTAATAGGCGGCTTAGTTTCCTTGCTTTTCAACGAATTAATTCTCACCATCACCTTTTCCGTCGCCGCCTCTCTGATTGTCGGATTGACAGTTGTACCGATGATGGCTTCTCGACTGCTAGCGCTGCGGGTATCCAGCGGTTTGAGCAAGTTTTGGCCGCTGCGCGCATTCGATCGAGCTTTTACCAATGCTACCGCCGGTTACGGTAAATTTTTATCGGGCATAGTGCGGTGGCGGTTGACGATCATTGCAGTAGCAATTATTGGATTGGGCGGCGGCAGTTGGCTGATGGCCGGTCAAATCCCCCAGGAAATATTGCCGAGAATTAACACCGGTCAAGCGAGATTGTTTGCTTTGTTTCCTGCCGGCACAAATTTGGCAACCAACCAAAAAATCATGGCAGAAGCGGATAAAATTATCCTCAGCCAACCAGAAACTCTGTACACTTTGACGACAGTGGGCGGGCTGTTGTTCGGCAACAATACGGTTGAGAATGTGCTGCGCGGCGGCTGCAACATTACGCTGAAACCTGGCACCAATACATTGAATTTTGTGCAGCGAGTTACGCAAGAATTGAATAAAAAAATTGATTTGCCCAAAAATACCCGTTTGCGCCTGAATCCAGAAAATGTGCGGGGTTTGATCTTAACTAATTCGCCAGTGCGCGGCGCTGAAGTTGATGTCCTGCTTCAGGGCGAAAACGAACAAATATTGCAGCAAACAGGCCGCGAGATATTGGCAACTTTGGATCGGAAGGTAACTTTAGCTACTTTTCGCCCGGATGCAGACCCGCAGCAGCCGGAAGTGCAGATTCGCCCCAACTGGGAACAAGCGGAAATCTACGGGTTGAATGCGAGGCAAATCGGAGAGGCGATTCAGACAGCAATTCAAGGTTCTGTTCCCACGCAATTGCAGCGGGGAAACCGTTTGGTTGATGTGCGGGTACAGTTCGATCGCGCTTCTGTTCAATCGATTTCTGCACTAAAATTTATCCCTTTAACTGCTAGGGATAACAGCATTATCCGCTTGAGCGATGTGGCGAATATTGAACTGGGAAAAGCGCCTGGGGAAATTCAAAGGCTTAACCAGCGCCAAGTTTTCCTGATTGCTGGGAATGTTAATAAGGGCGCGAGTTTGGGCGAGGCTTTGAAACAAGTGGATGCAGTTTTGTCGGAAATCAAATTGCCACCAGGAGTGCGAGTTATACCGAGTTCTGCGGCGGAAACTAACCGGGAATTGCAAAGTTCGCTGATTGTTTTGGGATCTTTGGCGGCGTTTTTGGTATTTGTGGTGATGGCGGTGCAGTACAATTCGCTTGTCGATCCGCTGGTGATTATGTTAACGGTGCCGCTGGCTTTGGCTGGGGGGATTTTCGGGCTGTATGCGACTAAAACTGCGATCGGCGCAACGGTGATTGTGGGGGCGATTTTGCTGGTGGGAATTGTGGTAAATAATGCGATTATTATGGTGGAGTTGGCGAACCAAATTCTGGAAGATGAAAAGGTCGATCGCACCACAGCAATTCTCAGGGCGGCACCTCAGCGCTTGCGTCCGATTTTGATGACAACTATTACCACAGTTTTGGGTTTATTCCCCCTAGCTTTGGGCATTGGAGACGGTTCGGAATTCTTGCAACCGCTGGGTGTGGTGGTGTTTTCCGGTTTGTCGCTGGCGACGCTGCTGACGCTGTTTATTATTCCCTGTTTCTATATTTTGCTGCACGATTTCTTCGGGATGTTTGCAGCGAAGAAGAAACCGCAGGTGGTGGCTATTCCCGTGCAGAAGGCGGGGAGAAAGAATGCGAATTTGTAA
- a CDS encoding thioredoxin family protein — protein MTQNSPKSTVVPAAKNPETKVATRLRNLLIVLAAIVLSISIFLGLQTQTPSSSLTDMAKASTPLETALINGKPTLMEFYANWCGSCQAMANDLRDIKQKYAEPLNFVMLNVDNDKWLPEITKYRVDGIPHFVYLNDKGSAVAETMGEMPRSIMEANLEALIAGKPLPHVQAGGQVSNFTPPTGPVKTSSSDPRAHGSQVQ, from the coding sequence ATGACTCAGAATTCCCCCAAGTCAACAGTCGTCCCCGCAGCCAAAAATCCCGAAACAAAAGTCGCCACGCGCCTCAGAAATTTATTGATCGTGTTAGCAGCGATCGTGCTGTCAATATCCATCTTCCTCGGGCTGCAAACCCAAACGCCGTCAAGCAGTCTCACCGATATGGCAAAAGCTTCAACGCCATTAGAAACAGCTTTGATAAACGGCAAACCGACCCTCATGGAATTTTATGCTAATTGGTGCGGTAGCTGTCAGGCAATGGCTAACGATCTGAGGGACATCAAACAGAAATATGCCGAACCGCTAAATTTTGTGATGCTGAATGTAGACAATGACAAATGGCTGCCAGAAATTACCAAATATCGAGTAGATGGCATCCCGCACTTTGTCTATTTGAACGATAAAGGCAGTGCCGTTGCTGAAACGATGGGCGAAATGCCGCGCAGTATTATGGAAGCTAACTTAGAAGCTTTAATTGCAGGAAAACCTCTGCCACACGTCCAAGCGGGAGGTCAAGTTTCTAATTTTACTCCCCCCACAGGGCCTGTGAAAACAAGTAGCTCCGACCCCCGCGCCCACGGCTCTCAAGTACAGTAA
- a CDS encoding NIL domain-containing protein: MKKRVTLTFPQRSIQMPVTYRLAKDFNVAANIIRAQVAPNQVGKLVLELSGDIDQLEAAIDWMRSQNIGVSLASREILIDEDICVDCGLCTGVCPTEALTLDRESFKLSFARSRCIVCEQCIPTCPVQAISTNL, from the coding sequence GTGAAAAAACGGGTAACACTGACGTTTCCCCAACGATCGATCCAAATGCCTGTCACCTATCGACTGGCAAAGGATTTTAATGTTGCAGCCAACATTATCCGCGCTCAGGTGGCTCCGAATCAAGTGGGCAAACTGGTGTTAGAGTTATCAGGGGACATCGACCAACTAGAAGCGGCGATCGACTGGATGCGATCGCAAAATATCGGCGTTTCCCTAGCCAGTCGGGAAATACTCATAGACGAAGATATCTGCGTTGACTGCGGTTTGTGTACGGGGGTTTGCCCGACAGAAGCCTTGACCCTTGACCGAGAAAGCTTTAAACTAAGTTTTGCCCGATCGCGGTGTATCGTTTGCGAGCAGTGCATCCCTACCTGTCCGGTCCAAGCTATTTCTACTAACCTCTAG